Proteins from one Nakamurella multipartita DSM 44233 genomic window:
- a CDS encoding MFS transporter, producing the protein MSEQPSSAVRGSDDPEYAANLKRATLAASVGSALEYYDFALYSLASALIFGKIFFPGLGDAAGTVASLATLAIGFLARPIGGLFFGTLGDKLGRKWVLMITIALMGGSSFLIGVLPTADQIGVWAPLLLVFLRICQGFGAGAEQAGATVLMAEYSPVRRRGFFSALPFVGIMLGTLLASVVFVGLGQVPQEALLSWVWRIPFLASILLIGVAVLIRLRLQESPTFVKLEKQEQVAHNPLGEVFRRSTPSVLRGIGLRMAENGGSYIYQTLAITYVSKLGVQTSVGPLAVAVGAILGLVTIPVSGALSDKYGRMRIYRIGALVQLALALVAWPLLSTGNAVVTVVVIAISYGVGVNIMLGAQCAALPELFGSRHRYIGVAVAREFSAIIAGGIAPFVGALLLGWFANSWIPLAVYVIVLTMITLVTTFFTPETRGRDLTLLGDALADSSQEIAARPAPQTSSFRDHHDTERPVAV; encoded by the coding sequence ATGTCCGAGCAACCCTCGTCAGCAGTCCGCGGCAGTGACGATCCCGAGTACGCCGCGAACCTCAAACGCGCCACCCTGGCGGCCTCCGTGGGCTCGGCCCTGGAGTACTACGACTTCGCCCTCTACTCGCTGGCCTCGGCCCTGATCTTCGGGAAGATCTTCTTCCCGGGCCTGGGCGACGCCGCCGGCACCGTGGCCAGCCTGGCCACCCTGGCCATCGGCTTCCTGGCCCGACCGATCGGCGGGCTGTTCTTCGGCACGCTGGGCGACAAGCTGGGGCGCAAGTGGGTCCTGATGATCACCATCGCGCTGATGGGCGGCTCCAGCTTCCTCATCGGCGTGCTGCCGACCGCCGACCAGATCGGCGTCTGGGCGCCGCTGCTGCTGGTCTTCCTGCGCATCTGCCAGGGCTTCGGAGCCGGTGCCGAGCAAGCCGGGGCGACCGTGCTGATGGCCGAGTACTCCCCGGTCCGGCGGCGCGGCTTCTTCTCGGCCCTGCCGTTCGTCGGCATCATGCTCGGCACCCTGCTGGCCTCCGTGGTTTTCGTCGGCCTGGGCCAGGTGCCCCAGGAGGCGCTGCTGAGCTGGGTCTGGCGGATCCCGTTCCTGGCCTCGATCCTGCTGATCGGCGTGGCCGTGCTCATCCGGCTCCGGCTGCAGGAGAGCCCCACCTTCGTCAAGCTCGAGAAGCAGGAACAGGTCGCGCACAACCCGCTGGGCGAGGTGTTCCGGCGCTCGACCCCGAGCGTGCTGCGCGGCATCGGCCTGCGCATGGCCGAGAACGGCGGCTCGTACATCTATCAGACCCTGGCCATCACCTACGTCAGCAAGCTCGGCGTGCAGACCTCGGTCGGGCCGCTGGCCGTGGCCGTCGGCGCGATCCTCGGCCTGGTCACCATCCCGGTGTCCGGAGCCCTGTCGGACAAGTACGGCCGGATGCGGATCTACCGGATCGGCGCCCTGGTGCAGCTGGCCCTGGCCCTGGTCGCCTGGCCGTTGCTGTCCACCGGCAACGCGGTGGTGACCGTCGTCGTCATCGCCATCTCCTACGGCGTGGGCGTCAACATCATGCTGGGCGCCCAGTGCGCCGCCCTGCCCGAACTGTTCGGATCACGGCACCGCTACATCGGCGTGGCGGTGGCCCGCGAGTTCAGCGCGATCATCGCCGGCGGCATCGCGCCGTTCGTCGGGGCCCTGCTGCTCGGCTGGTTCGCCAACTCGTGGATCCCGCTGGCCGTGTACGTGATCGTGCTGACCATGATCACCCTGGTCACCACCTTCTTCACCCCGGAGACCCGGGGCCGGGACCTGACCCTGCTCGGAGACGCGCTCGCCGACAGCAGCCAGGAGATCGCCGCCCGTCCCGCGCCGCAGACCTCCTCCTTCCGCGACCACCACGACACCGAGCGCCCGGTCGCGGTCTGA
- a CDS encoding fumarylacetoacetate hydrolase family protein: MRIARIATADGPRSVLADGPDWIEIADPFAGTLRPTGPRHPAATATLLAPARPLVVLGMAHNGAPGDRDRPRQAFLKSPRTVVGPGDSIVVDDDLGQINVECELAVVIRRPCRHLTADQVPDAILGFTVGNDVTAVDQIALDEKLTQAKNGDGFTPLGPWIETDLDSSDVAMSVRINGRTVASASTRQLAWDITEQLVYLTRYLPLGPGDVVLTGAPGTFHPVKPGDLVEVALGGIGSLANPVVSRPRTG; the protein is encoded by the coding sequence ATGCGCATCGCCCGCATCGCCACGGCCGACGGTCCCCGCTCGGTGCTGGCCGACGGCCCGGACTGGATCGAGATCGCCGACCCGTTCGCCGGCACCCTCAGGCCGACGGGACCCCGGCACCCGGCCGCCACCGCCACGCTGCTGGCCCCGGCCCGGCCACTGGTGGTGCTGGGCATGGCCCACAACGGCGCGCCGGGCGACCGCGACCGGCCGCGTCAGGCCTTCCTCAAGTCGCCCCGGACGGTGGTCGGTCCGGGCGACAGCATCGTGGTGGACGATGATCTCGGCCAGATCAACGTCGAGTGCGAACTTGCCGTGGTCATCCGCCGGCCGTGCCGGCACCTGACCGCCGATCAGGTGCCGGACGCGATCCTGGGCTTCACCGTCGGCAACGACGTCACCGCCGTCGACCAGATCGCCCTGGACGAGAAGCTGACCCAGGCCAAGAACGGCGACGGGTTCACCCCGCTCGGACCGTGGATCGAGACGGACCTGGACAGCAGCGATGTGGCGATGTCCGTCCGGATCAACGGCCGGACCGTCGCCTCGGCCAGCACCCGTCAGCTGGCCTGGGACATCACCGAACAGTTGGTCTACCTCACCCGCTACCTGCCCCTGGGGCCCGGCGACGTGGTGCTGACCGGCGCCCCCGGGACGTTCCACCCGGTCAAGCCGGGGGACCTGGTCGAGGTGGCGCTGGGCGGCATCGGGTCGCTGGCCAATCCGGTCGTCAGCCGACCGCGCACCGGTTGA
- the tkt gene encoding transketolase produces MPTTELDSAAAADIPALTTAHVPDDWSELDRRAVDTARVLAADAVQKVGNGHPGTAMSLAPTAYSLFQRVMRHDPADPHWVGRDRFVLSCGHSSLTLYVQLYLGGFGLELADLEALRTWGSLTPGHPEYHHTKGVEITTGPLGQGLASAVGMAMAARRERGLFDPDAPAGQSPFDHFIYVLASDGDIEEGVTSEASSIAGRQQLGNLVVIYDHNDISIEDDVNIALSEDVAARYEAYGWHVQQVQGGENVTGILEAIENAKAVTDRPSFIELRTIIAYPAPTLMNTGKAHGSALGAPEVAAVKKILGFDPDRSFQVEPEVIAHTRGLLDRGAAARADWQTGFDAWTAANPQRKALFDRLTARDLPDGWTKVLPSWDVDPKGIATRAASGKVLSALGPVLPELWGGSADLAESNNTTIEGADSFGPVDAATKHWNAQPYGRTLHFGIREHAMGAILSGIVMHGPTRPYGGTFLQFSDYMRGAVRLAALMGAPAIYVWTHDSIGLGEDGPTHQPVEHLAALRAIPGLSVVRPADANETAYAWQAVLDRQHDWFTGPVGLCLTRQAVPVLAGTTADGVAKGAYILADWDPTAERKVILMGSGSEVQLAVAARDALAADGISARVVSVPCLDWFEQQDAAYIESVLPTAVTARVSVEAAIAQPWWRWLGAHGTPVSLEHYGASADATTLFTKFGITSQAVADAARASLEAARTNQGPSSTPNSAALDHAGADDPAPTSK; encoded by the coding sequence GTGCCCACCACCGAACTCGATTCCGCTGCTGCTGCTGATATCCCTGCGTTGACGACGGCGCATGTGCCCGATGACTGGTCGGAGTTGGACCGGCGGGCGGTGGACACCGCGCGGGTGTTGGCCGCGGACGCGGTGCAGAAGGTCGGCAACGGGCATCCCGGCACGGCGATGTCGTTGGCGCCGACCGCGTATTCGTTGTTCCAGCGGGTCATGCGGCACGATCCCGCGGACCCGCACTGGGTGGGCCGGGACCGGTTCGTGCTGTCCTGCGGTCATTCCTCGTTGACCCTGTACGTGCAGCTGTACCTGGGCGGGTTCGGCCTGGAACTGGCCGACCTGGAAGCGTTGCGGACCTGGGGATCGCTGACCCCGGGGCACCCGGAGTACCACCACACCAAGGGCGTGGAGATCACCACCGGCCCGCTGGGCCAGGGCCTGGCGTCCGCGGTCGGGATGGCCATGGCGGCCCGCCGGGAACGGGGCCTGTTCGATCCGGACGCCCCGGCCGGGCAGTCCCCGTTCGACCATTTCATCTACGTGCTGGCCTCCGACGGTGACATCGAGGAGGGCGTCACGTCCGAGGCGTCCTCGATCGCCGGCCGGCAGCAGCTGGGCAACCTGGTCGTGATCTACGACCACAACGACATCAGCATCGAGGACGACGTCAACATCGCGCTGAGCGAGGACGTCGCCGCCCGCTACGAGGCGTACGGCTGGCATGTGCAGCAGGTCCAGGGCGGGGAGAACGTCACCGGCATCCTCGAGGCGATCGAGAACGCCAAGGCGGTGACCGACCGGCCCTCGTTCATCGAGCTGCGCACGATCATCGCCTACCCGGCGCCGACCCTGATGAACACCGGCAAGGCCCACGGCTCCGCGCTGGGCGCACCCGAGGTCGCCGCGGTCAAAAAGATCCTCGGGTTCGACCCCGACCGCAGCTTCCAGGTCGAACCCGAGGTGATCGCGCACACCCGGGGGCTGCTCGATCGGGGCGCCGCCGCCCGAGCGGACTGGCAGACCGGGTTCGACGCCTGGACGGCCGCCAACCCGCAGCGCAAGGCGTTGTTCGACCGGTTGACCGCCCGCGACCTGCCCGACGGATGGACCAAGGTGCTGCCGTCGTGGGACGTCGACCCCAAGGGCATCGCGACCCGCGCCGCGTCCGGCAAGGTCCTGAGCGCGTTGGGCCCGGTGCTACCCGAACTGTGGGGCGGCTCGGCCGACCTGGCCGAATCCAACAACACCACCATCGAGGGCGCCGACAGCTTCGGCCCGGTCGATGCCGCGACCAAACACTGGAACGCCCAGCCCTACGGGCGGACCCTGCACTTCGGGATCCGGGAACACGCCATGGGCGCGATCCTGTCCGGGATCGTGATGCACGGCCCGACCCGCCCCTACGGCGGCACCTTCCTGCAATTCAGTGATTACATGCGCGGCGCGGTCCGCCTGGCCGCGCTCATGGGCGCCCCCGCGATCTACGTCTGGACCCACGACTCGATCGGCCTGGGCGAGGACGGCCCCACCCACCAGCCGGTGGAACACCTGGCCGCGCTGCGCGCGATCCCCGGCCTGAGCGTGGTCCGCCCGGCCGACGCCAACGAAACCGCCTACGCCTGGCAGGCCGTGCTGGACCGCCAACACGACTGGTTCACCGGCCCGGTCGGGCTGTGCCTGACCCGCCAGGCCGTGCCCGTCCTGGCCGGGACCACCGCCGACGGCGTCGCCAAGGGCGCCTACATCCTGGCCGACTGGGACCCCACCGCCGAACGCAAGGTCATCCTGATGGGCTCGGGCAGCGAGGTCCAACTCGCCGTCGCCGCCCGCGACGCCCTGGCCGCCGACGGCATCAGCGCCCGCGTGGTGTCCGTGCCCTGCCTGGACTGGTTCGAACAACAAGACGCCGCCTACATCGAGTCCGTGCTGCCCACCGCGGTCACCGCCCGGGTCAGCGTGGAAGCCGCCATCGCCCAACCCTGGTGGCGCTGGCTCGGCGCCCACGGCACACCCGTCTCCCTCGAGCACTACGGCGCCTCCGCCGACGCCACCACCCTGTTCACCAAATTCGGCATCACCAGCCAAGCCGTCGCCGACGCCGCCCGCGCCAGCCTGGAGGCGGCCCGGACCAATCAGGGACCCAGCAGCACCCCGAACTCCGCGGCGCTGGATCATGCCGGGGCGGACGACCCGGCTCCCACCAGCAAGTAG
- a CDS encoding FadR/GntR family transcriptional regulator, whose product MLDGNAEPRQLHDSVVQRWGWDIVSGALPPGSRIVAEDAAEQLGVSRTVVREAVRVLESMGLITVRRRVGITVLPPDQWNPFDPNIIRWRLASRDRLDHLQYLSELRSAIEPLAARLAASRATPAQCGALTAAVIGMSATAKAADHAEYLGHDIDFHRTLLLAAGNPMLAGLADVVAEVLAGRTRHALMPHVAEPEAVRLHGVVASCIQGGDPAGAEAAMLAIVAETATAIREIHDDGDADPTPRPQPLPSVLARG is encoded by the coding sequence ATGCTGGATGGGAACGCCGAACCGAGGCAGTTGCATGACTCCGTCGTCCAGCGTTGGGGCTGGGACATCGTGTCCGGGGCGTTGCCGCCGGGCAGCCGGATCGTCGCCGAGGACGCGGCCGAGCAGTTGGGGGTGTCCCGGACCGTGGTCCGCGAGGCCGTGCGGGTGCTCGAATCGATGGGCCTGATCACCGTGCGCCGCCGGGTCGGCATCACCGTGCTCCCGCCCGATCAGTGGAATCCGTTCGATCCCAACATCATTCGCTGGCGATTGGCCAGCCGGGACCGGCTCGACCACCTGCAGTACCTGTCCGAGTTGCGGTCGGCGATCGAGCCGCTGGCGGCCCGGCTGGCCGCCTCCCGGGCCACCCCGGCCCAGTGCGGGGCGCTCACCGCCGCGGTGATCGGCATGTCGGCGACGGCCAAGGCGGCCGACCACGCCGAATACCTGGGCCACGACATCGATTTCCACCGGACCCTGCTGCTGGCCGCGGGCAATCCGATGCTGGCCGGCCTGGCCGACGTGGTCGCCGAGGTGCTGGCCGGGCGGACCCGGCACGCGTTGATGCCGCATGTCGCCGAGCCCGAGGCGGTGCGCCTGCACGGCGTGGTCGCTTCGTGCATCCAGGGCGGCGACCCGGCGGGAGCGGAGGCGGCCATGCTGGCCATCGTCGCCGAAACCGCCACGGCGATCAGGGAAATTCACGACGACGGGGACGCCGACCCCACCCCGCGTCCGCAGCCGCTGCCGTCGGTGCTGGCCCGCGGCTGA
- a CDS encoding GntP family permease, with protein MIAPLLMAAPDPVVPTGSDAQLILAALGGIALIVLLITYFKLHAFLSLMIGAIAVGIAAGMGTTEAVTAFAKGFGDTMGGVGILIGLGAMYGKLLADSGGADRIVDTLVNRASPRSLPWMMALVGALIGLPMFFEVGLVLLMPVIILVARRSGQSLMRIAIPTLAGLSAMHGLVPPHPGPLVAISALGANLGLTLALGVLVAIPTVIIAGPVFSTFAAKWAPVPVPDLFVTAEDEGQDVTRRPRPSFVAALISILIPVALMLASALWDVVAPGSDSVARSVVHFLGLPAMALLIAVIAGIFILGRGGQMNREAIASTLETSLPPIAGIIFIVGAGGGFKQVLISTGIGQVIADAVQGSGLSVLFLAWVVAVLIRVATGSATVATVTAAGILAPVAADLTSPHVALMVLAIGAGSLFLSHVNDAGFWLVKGYLGTSIGQTLKTWTVMECLISVCGLIGVLLLSLVV; from the coding sequence ATGATCGCGCCACTGCTCATGGCTGCCCCCGACCCGGTGGTCCCCACCGGATCGGATGCTCAGCTGATCCTGGCCGCGCTCGGCGGCATCGCCCTGATCGTGCTGCTGATCACCTACTTCAAGCTGCACGCGTTCCTCTCGCTGATGATCGGTGCGATCGCGGTGGGCATCGCCGCGGGCATGGGTACCACCGAGGCGGTCACCGCGTTCGCCAAGGGCTTCGGCGACACCATGGGCGGAGTCGGCATTCTCATCGGTCTGGGGGCGATGTACGGCAAGCTGCTGGCCGACTCCGGCGGCGCCGATCGCATCGTCGACACCCTGGTCAACCGGGCCAGCCCCCGCTCCCTGCCGTGGATGATGGCCCTGGTCGGTGCGCTGATCGGGCTGCCCATGTTCTTCGAGGTCGGCCTGGTCCTGCTGATGCCGGTGATCATCCTGGTCGCCCGCCGCTCCGGACAGTCCCTGATGCGGATCGCCATCCCCACCCTGGCCGGCCTGTCGGCGATGCACGGCCTGGTGCCGCCGCACCCCGGTCCCCTGGTCGCCATCAGCGCGCTGGGCGCCAACCTGGGCCTGACGCTGGCCTTGGGCGTCCTGGTCGCCATCCCGACGGTCATCATCGCCGGCCCGGTCTTCAGCACCTTCGCCGCCAAGTGGGCGCCGGTCCCCGTCCCCGACCTGTTCGTCACCGCCGAGGACGAGGGCCAGGACGTGACCAGGCGGCCCCGGCCCAGCTTCGTCGCCGCCCTGATCAGCATCCTGATCCCGGTCGCCCTGATGCTGGCCAGCGCGCTGTGGGACGTCGTCGCCCCCGGTTCGGACTCCGTCGCCCGATCCGTCGTGCACTTCCTGGGTCTGCCGGCCATGGCCCTGCTGATCGCCGTCATTGCCGGCATCTTCATCCTGGGTCGCGGCGGACAGATGAACCGTGAGGCCATCGCCAGCACTTTGGAGACCTCACTGCCCCCGATCGCCGGCATCATCTTCATCGTCGGCGCGGGCGGCGGTTTCAAGCAGGTGCTGATCAGCACCGGCATCGGCCAGGTCATCGCCGACGCGGTGCAGGGGTCGGGCCTGTCCGTGCTCTTCCTGGCCTGGGTTGTGGCCGTGCTGATCCGGGTGGCCACCGGCTCGGCCACCGTCGCCACCGTCACCGCGGCCGGCATCCTGGCCCCGGTCGCCGCCGACCTGACCAGCCCGCACGTGGCCCTGATGGTCCTGGCCATCGGTGCCGGCTCGCTGTTCCTCTCGCACGTCAACGACGCCGGCTTCTGGCTGGTCAAGGGCTACCTGGGCACCAGCATCGGGCAGACGCTCAAGACGTGGACGGTAATGGAATGCTTGATCTCGGTCTGCGGCCTGATCGGCGTCCTGCTGCTGTCGCTGGTGGTGTAG
- a CDS encoding gluconokinase translates to MGVSGSGKSTVAGILAGQLGWDLEEGDDLHPAANVAKMSQGIPLTDDDRWPWLDRVSSWITEHTTAGIPGIITCSALKRIYRDRMRGENVVFVHLTGDKDTIGRRISARQDHFMPPALLDTQIATLEPPGPDENVLEVDLGRKPAEEAAEIIARLGLTPESGSSALGSAHPGTSSAAPLGDLFKP, encoded by the coding sequence ATGGGCGTGTCCGGTTCCGGAAAGTCCACCGTGGCCGGCATCCTGGCCGGCCAGCTCGGCTGGGATCTGGAGGAGGGCGACGACCTGCACCCGGCGGCCAACGTGGCCAAGATGAGCCAGGGCATCCCGCTCACCGACGACGATCGCTGGCCCTGGTTGGACCGGGTGTCCTCGTGGATCACCGAGCACACCACGGCCGGGATCCCCGGCATCATCACCTGTTCCGCGCTCAAGCGGATCTATCGGGACCGGATGCGCGGCGAGAACGTGGTTTTCGTGCACCTGACCGGGGACAAGGACACCATCGGCCGCCGGATCTCGGCCCGGCAGGACCATTTCATGCCCCCGGCCCTGCTCGACACCCAGATCGCCACCCTGGAACCGCCCGGCCCCGACGAGAACGTGCTCGAGGTCGACCTGGGCCGCAAGCCGGCCGAGGAGGCCGCCGAGATCATCGCGCGGCTCGGCCTGACGCCCGAGTCCGGTTCCAGCGCCCTCGGTTCCGCTCACCCCGGCACCTCGTCGGCCGCGCCGCTGGGCGATCTGTTCAAGCCCTGA
- the gndA gene encoding NADP-dependent phosphogluconate dehydrogenase, translating into MRQTAPAKADIGVTGLAVMGSNLARNFARNGFVTAVHNRSYAKTAALIEEHGGDGVFVPSESAADFVASLAKPRKILIMVKAGEPTDAVIEELAALVEPDDIIIDGGNAKFADTRRRQAALAERGIHFVGCGVSGGEEGALNGPSIMPGGSAKSYESLGPILEKISAQVDGAPCCTHIGTDGAGHFVKMVHNGIEYADMQLIAEAYDLLRRGAGLSPAEIGQIFGEWNKGDLDSFLIEITAQVLAQVDADTGKPFVDVVVDAAGMKGTGTWTVQTALDLGIPVSGIAEAVFARGLSSAAAQRAAAAGVLPGPDGTWPIADVDAFVEDVRIALYASKIVAYAQGLDEIFAGAAEYDWDINVGAVARIWRGGCIIRAKFLNRITEAYDNTAVDATPASLLLAPYFTDAIAHAQDSWRRVVAGAATAGLPTPGFAAALSYYDGLRSQRLPAALIQGQRDFFGAHTYHRVDKPGTFHTLWSGDRTETQTA; encoded by the coding sequence ATGAGACAGACTGCCCCCGCGAAGGCCGATATCGGTGTGACGGGGTTGGCGGTGATGGGGTCGAACCTGGCCCGGAACTTCGCCCGGAACGGGTTCGTGACGGCGGTGCACAACCGGTCGTATGCCAAGACGGCGGCGTTGATCGAGGAGCACGGCGGGGACGGGGTGTTCGTGCCGTCGGAGTCGGCCGCCGATTTCGTGGCGTCGTTGGCCAAGCCCCGCAAGATCTTGATCATGGTCAAGGCCGGTGAGCCGACCGACGCGGTCATCGAGGAGCTGGCCGCTCTGGTCGAGCCGGACGACATCATCATCGACGGTGGTAACGCCAAGTTCGCCGATACCCGCCGCCGGCAGGCCGCGCTGGCCGAACGCGGCATCCATTTCGTGGGCTGCGGGGTCTCCGGTGGGGAGGAGGGCGCCCTGAACGGGCCCTCGATCATGCCGGGCGGGTCGGCGAAGTCGTACGAGTCGTTGGGTCCGATCCTGGAGAAGATCTCGGCTCAGGTCGACGGGGCGCCGTGTTGCACGCATATCGGCACCGACGGCGCCGGGCATTTCGTGAAGATGGTGCACAACGGTATCGAGTACGCCGACATGCAGTTGATCGCCGAGGCCTACGACCTGCTGCGGCGGGGCGCGGGGCTGTCCCCGGCCGAGATCGGGCAGATCTTCGGCGAGTGGAACAAAGGTGATCTGGATTCGTTCCTGATCGAGATCACCGCGCAGGTCCTGGCCCAGGTCGACGCCGACACGGGCAAGCCGTTCGTGGACGTGGTGGTGGACGCGGCCGGGATGAAGGGCACCGGCACCTGGACCGTGCAGACCGCGCTGGACCTGGGCATCCCCGTCAGCGGGATCGCCGAGGCGGTCTTCGCCCGCGGCCTATCCTCGGCGGCGGCGCAGCGGGCGGCCGCGGCCGGGGTGCTGCCCGGCCCGGACGGCACCTGGCCGATCGCGGATGTGGACGCGTTCGTGGAGGACGTGCGGATCGCCCTGTACGCCTCGAAGATCGTGGCCTACGCGCAGGGGTTGGACGAGATCTTCGCCGGCGCGGCGGAGTACGACTGGGACATCAACGTCGGGGCGGTGGCCCGGATCTGGCGGGGCGGCTGCATCATCCGGGCCAAGTTCCTCAACCGGATCACCGAGGCCTACGACAACACGGCCGTGGACGCCACTCCGGCGTCGCTGCTGCTGGCCCCGTATTTCACCGACGCGATCGCGCACGCCCAGGACTCCTGGCGGCGGGTCGTGGCCGGCGCGGCCACCGCGGGTTTGCCCACCCCCGGGTTCGCCGCCGCCCTGTCCTACTACGACGGCCTGCGCTCCCAGCGGCTGCCGGCCGCGTTGATCCAGGGCCAACGCGACTTCTTCGGCGCCCACACCTACCACCGGGTGGACAAGCCCGGCACCTTCCACACCTTGTGGTCCGGCGACCGCACCGAAACCCAGACCGCCTGA
- a CDS encoding permease prefix domain 1-containing protein: MAESDLIDGYLADLRRQIRWRGDVDDVIDEVEDHLRETAANLTAAGVDEREAQRRTLVRFGDPAIIHRVFSTSPSGGVVMPTAFTRTAGAVAFLAAPLWIAAAVLKWWESGLFAPWSQDRFVAYSVVAASATLLALIVMLGMLARVGWPRPTSGVAIGLALLGLIGMAGVTWMWPVLGLFLGPAFLLTTLAVTRAVERFGRLTWAAPIGWFAGFMVFVLLSGVGLGPVDEYGGFPMAEAVGFSVVAAGMVIGLLDVGRWLVTDHGTEPVTDPSRVAVA, encoded by the coding sequence ATGGCCGAATCCGACCTGATCGACGGGTATCTCGCCGATCTCCGGCGGCAGATCCGGTGGCGCGGCGACGTCGACGACGTCATCGACGAGGTCGAAGACCATCTGCGCGAGACCGCCGCAAACCTGACCGCCGCCGGGGTCGACGAGCGAGAGGCCCAGCGCCGCACGCTGGTTCGCTTCGGTGATCCGGCCATCATTCATCGGGTCTTCTCGACATCACCATCCGGAGGGGTTGTCATGCCCACGGCCTTCACGCGTACCGCCGGTGCCGTCGCCTTCCTCGCCGCGCCGCTCTGGATCGCCGCCGCGGTCCTGAAGTGGTGGGAGAGCGGCCTGTTCGCGCCCTGGTCCCAGGACCGATTCGTGGCTTACTCGGTGGTCGCCGCGAGCGCGACACTGCTGGCCCTGATCGTGATGCTCGGCATGCTCGCGCGCGTCGGATGGCCCCGACCGACTTCCGGTGTCGCCATCGGGCTCGCCCTCCTTGGCCTGATCGGAATGGCCGGCGTGACCTGGATGTGGCCGGTGCTGGGCCTGTTCCTCGGCCCGGCATTCCTGCTGACGACCCTGGCGGTCACCCGGGCCGTGGAGCGGTTCGGCCGCTTGACGTGGGCGGCGCCCATCGGATGGTTCGCCGGGTTCATGGTTTTCGTGCTGCTCAGCGGCGTCGGCCTGGGGCCGGTCGACGAGTACGGCGGTTTCCCCATGGCCGAGGCCGTCGGGTTCTCGGTCGTGGCCGCCGGCATGGTGATCGGACTGCTCGACGTCGGGCGTTGGCTCGTCACCGACCACGGCACCGAACCCGTCACCGACCCGTCCAGGGTGGCGGTGGCCTGA
- a CDS encoding PadR family transcriptional regulator: protein MKGQALKGHLDLLVLAVLAPGPLHGYAVIEALRERSGEAFDLPEGTVYPVLHRLAKAGLTQSEWTELSGRRRRTYRLTDAGRAALVHERSQWQEFSDAIAAVLKGVQPWPNPT, encoded by the coding sequence ATGAAAGGGCAGGCACTCAAGGGCCACCTCGATCTGCTCGTCCTGGCCGTTCTCGCGCCCGGCCCGCTGCACGGTTATGCCGTCATCGAGGCCCTGCGCGAGCGCAGCGGTGAGGCGTTCGATCTGCCCGAGGGCACCGTCTACCCGGTCCTGCACCGGCTGGCGAAGGCCGGACTGACGCAGAGCGAATGGACCGAACTGTCGGGTCGGCGTCGACGCACCTACCGCCTCACCGACGCCGGGCGCGCGGCCCTGGTGCACGAGCGCAGCCAGTGGCAGGAGTTTTCCGACGCGATCGCCGCCGTGCTGAAGGGGGTCCAGCCATGGCCGAATCCGACCTGA